Proteins encoded together in one Benincasa hispida cultivar B227 chromosome 1, ASM972705v1, whole genome shotgun sequence window:
- the LOC120079143 gene encoding uncharacterized mitochondrial protein AtMg00810-like — translation MAKFEMSDLGLLSYYLRIDVEQQKGRIVLKQPTYVKRILSQFGRADCNATKYPMEPKAQLHKDMEGAPIDATEYRSIVGCLRYLLNTRLDLSYAVGMARRYMERPTTMHHKVVKQILRYLRGTIHFGLTYVKGP, via the coding sequence ATggcaaaatttgaaatgagCGATTTGGGTCTTCTCTCTTACTACTTAAGGATTGATGTGGAACAACAGAAGGGTCGAATCGTGCTCAAACAACCAACTTATGTCAAAAGAATCTTGTCCCAGTTCGGAAGGGCTGACTGCAATGCCACAAAGTACCCGATGGAACCCAAGGCACAACTTCACAAAGACATGGAAGGAGCACCAATTGATGCTACGGAGTACAGAAGCATCGTTGGTTGTCTTAGATACTTGTTGAACACAAGACTAGATCTCTCATATGCTGTTGGGATGGCGAGAAGGTATATGGAAAGGCCTACGACCATGCATCACAAGGTGGTCAAGCAAATACTTAGGTATTTGAGAGGGACAATTCACTTTGGGCTCACTTATGTGAAAGGTCCCTGA